Sequence from the Uranotaenia lowii strain MFRU-FL unplaced genomic scaffold, ASM2978415v1 HiC_scaffold_622, whole genome shotgun sequence genome:
ggaatctaaatctaaaatctgaaatctgaatctgatatctgaaaatttgaattaaatttcgcgggtcttgacggtttgcttcagttctgaacctaacatggaatgaaaaagaataaacaatctcttacaagccttacaagcccaaccgtagttgggcggtttgcacccgaatagaaaaacattgtgaaaagaccatgaatttcattttcacgcaACCATGAATTTTATAGTTGAAACTATGCGAATCATGGTACATAAAACCTTGAATAAACTgtcaaattcatagttttggacagtgaaatttatggttttagcaaaatttaccatgaaaaaagggggttgttaagcaacttaacaatgaaaaaatcgactttttcccatacatttggAAACTCAAAACGATAAAGTTAACGGTTATTACAGCttccacttttttcaaagaaactgtGGAGTTCATTGTTTTCCCTTGAATTTCAATCGTTCAATAATCTTgaacatcaattttaattcacaatTTATCATAATTCCAGGACCCTGAAATTCCAtggtaaaaattattgttttcagttattttttcttctaaattcatatttactattgaatgaaataaacaggtttcatttgtttgcttcaatttttattcaaatttttcgtcttgtttaaaaaaaaatcatcactttcCAGAAGCTATAAAAAACCATCTGCACTACGGAGCTTCTAAACTGTAACATTGGCGGCTCTTGTACCGCATCTTCTGCCCGATCCTGGGACAAGGCTGGATTCCTGCACATCATGAAGTACCAGACCACAAATCCGTTTGATATCGGTTTGCCTCGGACGTCTATCTTGTCCACGTCGCAGCCATTGTATACGGCCCACATCTAAAGTTGGCCATGGGGAACTTTGAATTTCCGTCAGcttctagaataaaaaaaatttcggtttAGTTAGCCTacatataaatgaataaataataaaattatttaccaAGATCACCGAATTTAAAGCCATCATTTTCTGTTCAGATTCCGATCAGCTTGATTTCGACTTGGTCCGGATTCACTGATTCCGACcgcgaaaatttaaatttaagttaacTTCCTCCGAGAGAAAGTGACGTTTTTAGAgcgccaaaattttcattacacgaaaaaatgtaaatgtgtaaaaaagcaaaaaattaccaattttcGCGTGGTTCGGATTATCATTCAACCATGAAGAACACTGGTAcaataaaaatcacaagaatttcaatgtgatactttttttttttttttttcctgggattttcatcctgtaggatgattcatccctattCAATGTGATACCGTACGATGTtcgtgtttttgaaatatttgcaactttgagatattttgaattaatgatATACTTCACGgtaactttaaaaatcatggtattttcaaaatttaaaccggttgataaatattttgaaatcactaTGAAGTTTactgttaaattcaaaatcattgttACGATATATTATtaccatggtctttgctattcgggcattttattcagtaaaattgcaccgttaaatgaaactgtagctgcgcctcattctctttaccaagtcgtccgcgcgctacaagacacccgacaccctctatcgtcgagcgacgaccgaacatcacacgcaagcaatgcaccatatcaataatccatcccatccaaacacggctcggcgtcttgccttaggctgccgaacgcatcagacgaacattcaattgaacgttcaaaagtgaacattcaattgaacgttcaaacgaccctatctcgataaggttGTTTGAACTTATCCCCCATTaattcaaacgaacggatccttcggttgacgtcgccttaaaatcagtaggcgaactgttcgcaaagcatcggaatgaacttaagagatgcagtcatttgaaccaatcgtgccacagcgtcgttgcgatgcgttcatttgCAATCAAAAGTCGGCGTGCTATGTTCGCAAGCCGACGCTTCCGAAGATAAAGTTAGTTTGATCTGGTCGGGAAAAAGTCGAACGCTGCATGCAAAATGATGCGATGCTTTGCACCTCTGCTGGACCCTTAGATAGACTAAGTATATAGTCACCTTCTctacctaaagggtgatacggtcaaaatttggtcaagggaaaacgcgtgtaaatcggtgaaatcgtttatttaaaaaatcaaattaaatttctttttcaagtttaactagcagaaaattcaggaaaatattcagttaggcttccgcttttccaaatccgaattgccgggccttacgctgatggcaggggttatcagattttgtacagccaccttgtccaccttcttcgccgcagaaagccagtttgccttgaactgctgttcgtccttagcagttttttggtcttctttaagtTCCGCTTGACTAtaacccagtatttctcaattgggcggagctctggcgtgttgggatggttcttgtccttgggaaccacctgcacgttgttggcggcgtaccactccatggccagagacgtttattcaaacactctttcacgtaaatttcttggttgacagtcccggaagctatgaaaatgctgcttttcaagccacaggtacagatggcttgccaaaccagatatttcttcgcgaactttgacagtttcatgtgcttgaaaatatcttctacctttccccttccttttgccgtataaaactcctgtcccggaagctgcttgtaggcgactttgacgtaagtttcgtcgtccattaccacgcagtcaaacttcggtacacccagcttatttacggcatcttggagagagaggttagggtttcgcttgaaactaccgacaaCTCTCTTCGCTATTCTTAAATATAGGCAAGTGGAAGCGAAAAAATTTTCCATGGGTAGCTGTGACGGAGTATACTCTATTTCACTTGATCTAACCTTGATGGTTGGACGAAAGTTGGTACTATTACGGACGCGAGTTTTCTGAACGCGAGAAATTCTACGAGGGTTACAGGCGCGGGCGTAACCTTCCAAACAATCCAATGCTTCATCACCAGCTAGCGAGAGGCTTTTCAATCCTTTCATCTTGTGAAGTACGCTTTAGTCCTTCAATAAATAAGTTCGAAGAGTAGAATTGATTCAGGTATCAGACTCTTCGTACTaaggcgatggaagcgaaaaaaaatcggattaaATTTGAGTATTCCATTAGTAGAAAAGAGAGACGTAATTTTGTTTGGGCTCTCTAAAAAGAATAAATCTGGCTccttactcttacacagatttccataataCATCAGATcttattgaaattgaaatgaagGCTATTTATTGGTTTCTTACTTTTACACATGGAAAATTGTATACCGAGATTGCGAGCGCACCCATCGGCTTTAGTCGCAGTGACTCAAGAGTCTTTTCTTCAGTAggtaaaggattttttttcgaagaaataaactaaaaacttttaCTGATTACTGTTTATTGTCGCTGATCGGATAGATTAAGGCAGTAGATTACtgtttggttgaaaattgattaagtTGATTATAATCTGCGAAGGGGGGTACTGACAAGATCTTCGATTGAAACTATGATCAATAACCAATGAGTGCATAAAATCGGTTCATATTCTTATTCACAAATTTAAGGGATCATTATGTTCAAAATTGTACCTGGTCAGtaccctttaatttttttcggaattgtATTCTGTGTAAGTTACGGTTTAGTATAAAAGTTTATCCATctattttaatgtaaaataataaattagtcAATCCAATAAAAGTATATGTCATTTAATAATATAATGAATGGATGACGTTTAAATAGTACTTTGAAAAGGTATGTTAATATGTAAAATACTCTATTATAACTGTGGCATAAAGGCATATTTTGGCACATACGGCAATCTTTTTGATTGTTTAATATTGTGAACAACGGGAGAGGGACTCGGTTTAGGTATGATTAGGTTGGATAAAATACTTGTTTTAATAGATGTATAAAACATAATTACTGTACTGTAAAACCAAACTTGTAAAATCATTATTAATTCTGCACCTTCCCAACTGCCTAAGCCTGCTGGAAGTGagtgattaaaatttttgtcgacATGGCCAAATCGTATGCACAACCCCGAACTTTTTCCATGTTTAGCTTAATGCTGTCCGACAAGACCGATTGCTGTGGCTGTTGGCCTTCCTCGATGAAGGCGCGCTGCAATCTAGCGCACTCCGTTTGAATCTGATTGGAGTTGTAGTTGAGCTGCTTCAGGGCATTGCGAGTCGTCTCGTCCCGCATCGGGATAGGGAAAATGACCACAAGTTCTGCGACGGCCACCCTTATTCTTTCGGCACATGGCACAAATGAATCTGTCTTGGAGAGGTCCTGCATGGCCGCGAATAGCTCTTTGATTCTACGAGCGACCAAATCGGttcgttttttaatttcttcaaataatgGCAACGGGTCGTCAGAGCCTGCACCGGAATTATTAAGATCCGATCCAGCACTAGTGTTTTGgctgttgaaaatcttttcgcCATTGTTTCCGGTTCCGTTATTGGCGACAGGTGCCATCGAGTACAGGCTTTGCGTTACCGGTGGTCTATTTTCTTCACGAGGCATTTGTCGGGTCTCGTACATGCTTACCGGGCGTTTTCCGTACTGGCGCCCATCGGAAACCGGTTCAACGTCCTCGGCACTCTCGTTTGAGGACCCATTCAGATGACTATCGATACGACTGGAAGTGGCGTATGTTTATCAGTTTAGAGTTTTTTAGTATATTGGAGCtattacataaatttaatcttAGCTTCACTCTGTGAtacagaatttgaatttaatgttagGAAGATCCAACAACCAGTAAGCAAATTGAAAGGTACTCACAGTTGCACGTCGTACTCCTTTGAATCGATCCGGGACTTGAGTTGACAGTTTTCGCTCGTTAGCTTCTGAATTAGCACGCGTAGCTCGTGGATGGTTGATTCCTGGTCGTGCAGCTTTTGACGAAGCGATTCTACCTCAACGCTGGGTACGGCAGCCCCGTGAGGTGATTTATTGACAATGGCCTTCGACGGATCGAtaagttgattaaaaaatcatttaaaattgtcACCCTTTTTGGGGCAAACATTGAGTATCATGGTAATTTTTAAATAGTAGAGACAGAGGGATTTAAGAAATAACACACATTCTATCGGTTGCATTGGTTAGTAACATCTatattctttggtttaattgtTGCACAGAGAGGGGTTAGCCACAGTTGCTAGTGGTATTAGTTTCATTATTGATACATATCCATCACCTTATGAACTCGTTAACAGATAAACATCTTCTGAAGAGGGgttaatataagaaaaaaagaaaacatgaaCAGCGGTACCGATGTAAAAGATATTTGAGCTAAAGCTGATTCCAACTATCACGAGAGCCATCATAGGCAGTTTCCGCTTTTGTAGAGAAAGTTGTGTATATTTCATCTAAAATGTTTAACTACTAGAACTAAAACATTGAAACTCTAAGATGGACGGCTTAGCATGTACCTATCTTGAACAAAAAGATGTTAAATGAGCTGGTATtacgtttttcgggaattcaaTGCAGCATGCTTGTCAAATTCAAATTGCTCATTTCATATTTTCGCTTTGAACATAATCTTTGGCATATATGTGTTGACTTTTTTTACATTCTATGATGAAACTGGAAACATTGCACATTTGGAATGATTTATGATGTTAATACACGTGTGAGTATACTATGGCTACAAAATTTCGATGTGAACAACATGTCTTACGAAATAAATATCACAAATGTAATACTTTCTCCCAATCACCCCCATGCTCTTGTTTCAAGAACTCCCCCGCAAACAGATTAGTAACACAAACAGGAACACACCCTTCACCCGAAGCTATTGTTATGGTTGAAAACGGCCTTCTGGCGCATCAGAAATTTTACCTGTTGCGCTGCTGGTGCCAGAGCGGCGTAATCATCATCGGAGGCTACGGCATCGTACAATGGTTCATCATCGGACAGATTAGAGTCCCTCGCGTTGATTGATGCGGTGTTTCTCAAATGCGCTAGATTTACCGGCAAAGGACCATCGATGGGACGCAAATTGGCCATATTCTGTCGGCGACGGGCGTCGATCAATACGTCACTGATGAGACCAGCAAACTCCTGCTGACTGAAGCGAGCCAACTTCTGACGACCCTGTTGGGAACAAgagaaaaaggtaaaatgaCTTGTTGATGTTTGAAAATATATCTCTCTATCAAACCTGATTTCTTGTAGCACTCAA
This genomic interval carries:
- the LOC129760479 gene encoding ARF GTPase-activating protein Git translates to MSRAKSRIQAEICGDCGSSDPSWASINRGILLCADCCSVHRSLGRHISQVKSLRQGTWIPSLLAFVNQLNSHGANSVWEHLLLDSVAPKNLKRKPTPKDPLHPTKADFIRAKHVNLSYVLKPNLDESGGNALSLELELSKQLHASVRAANLETSLRLLVQGADPNFFHEDKGTTPLHVAVRSGQLPQIELLMVYGADVNAVDSQGNTPLDVAKACKHSAIIERLIEAMYEVTDRLSFFLTNKKPDHASGQHLLIPDQSKKEISEQLKIARGKLQLVPNRMFEELVMDLYDEVDRRETEAIWVTSSLNPENGAVPFLPTNPHLSATRNQGRQKLARFSQQEFAGLISDVLIDARRRQNMANLRPIDGPLPVNLAHLRNTASINARDSNLSDDEPLYDAVASDDDYAALAPAAQQAIVNKSPHGAAVPSVEVESLRQKLHDQESTIHELRVLIQKLTSENCQLKSRIDSKEYDVQLRIDSHLNGSSNESAEDVEPVSDGRQYGKRPVSMYETRQMPREENRPPVTQSLYSMAPVANNGTGNNGEKIFNSQNTSAGSDLNNSGAGSDDPLPLFEEIKKRTDLVARRIKELFAAMQDLSKTDSFVPCAERIRVAVAELVVIFPIPMRDETTRNALKQLNYNSNQIQTECARLQRAFIEEGQQPQQSVLSDSIKLNMEKVRGCAYDLAMSTKILITHFQQA